The sequence GGAGGACACATCGCGCTTTTCGACGATCGCCGTTGGATCGGCATCCGCCCCTCCCTCGCCGTCCTTGTCAGCATCCTCATAGACCTGGTCGAGGATGTCCGCAATCTTCTTGCGCAGCGGCTGCGGGTCGATGCCGTGTTCGGTGTTATACGCAATCTGCTTCTCGCGGCGGCGCTCCGTCTCCTCGATGGCCTCTTGCATCGAATCAGTGATCTTATCCGCATACATGATGACCTCGCCCGACACGTTACGTGCGGCACGGCCAATGGTCTGGATCAATGAGGTGGTCGAACGCAGGAATCCTTCCTTATCGGCATCGAGGATGGCCACGAGGGACACCTCCGGAAGGTCCAGGCCCTCACGCAGCAAGTTAATACCAACGAGGACATCGAATTCACCCAAGCGCAACTGACGCAGTAACTCCACGCGCTGCAGAGTGTCGATATCGGAGTGCAGGTAGCGCACCTTGATTCCGTGCTCAAGGAGATAGTCCGTCAAGTCCTCCGCCATTCGCTTGGTCAGCGTGGTGACAAGCACGCGCTCTTCCTTGGCGGTACGGGCACGAACCTCATCAATGAGGTCATCGATCTGGCCCTTCGTAGGCTTGACCGTCACCTTCGGATCCACCAGACCAGTCGGGCGAATAACCTGTTCAACGAATTCTCCCCCCGAAGCCGTCATCTCAAAATCGCCCGGGGTGGCCGACATGTAAACGGTCTGCCCCACTCGTTCCTCGAACTCATCAAAGGTCAGCGGGCGGTTATCAACCGCCGATGGCAGCCGGAATCCAAACTCGACGAGGTTCCGCTTACGGGCCATATCACCTTCATACATGCCACCAATCTGCGGCACGGTGACGTGCGACTCGTCGATAATGGTGAGAAAATCTTCCGGGAAGTAATCCAAGAGGGTGGCCGGTGCGGATCCAGCTGGGCGGCCGTCGACATGGCGCGAATAGTTCTCAATGCCCGAGCAGAAACCTACCTGCTCAATCATCTCAAGGTCATATTCGGTGCGCATGCGAAGGCGCTGCGCTTCGAGCAGCTTGCCTCGGTTCTCCAAATCCGCCAACCGCTCTGCCAGCTCCTCTTTGATGTCCTCGATCGCGCGTGCCATGCGTTCTGGGCCGGCGACATAGTGCGTCGCTGGAAAGATCCGGACCTCATCAACGCGCTCAATCACATCACCGGTGAGCGGGTGAATGTAGTAGAGCTCATCCACGTCATCACCAAAGAACTCGATGCGCACCGCGCGTTCCTCATACGCCGGGATAATGTCCACGGTGTCGCCCTTGACTCGGAAGGTGCCACGGGTAAAGCCCACATCATTGCGCTCATATTGGATATCCACGAGAAGGCGTAGGAAGCGATCGCGGTCAATCTCTTCACCTTCTTCCAACACGACCGAGCGAT is a genomic window of Corynebacterium singulare containing:
- the uvrB gene encoding excinuclease ABC subunit UvrB; this encodes MAFAAEHPILPVSEHRPVGEVERRSAEFKVESEYKPAGDQPAAIAELDERLNRGERDVVLMGATGTGKSATAAWLIEQQQRPTLVMAPNKTLAAQLANELRQLLPHNAVEYFVSYYDYYQPEAYIAQTDTYIEKDSSINEDVERLRHSATSALLSRRDVVVVSSVSCIYGLGTPQSYLDRSVVLEEGEEIDRDRFLRLLVDIQYERNDVGFTRGTFRVKGDTVDIIPAYEERAVRIEFFGDDVDELYYIHPLTGDVIERVDEVRIFPATHYVAGPERMARAIEDIKEELAERLADLENRGKLLEAQRLRMRTEYDLEMIEQVGFCSGIENYSRHVDGRPAGSAPATLLDYFPEDFLTIIDESHVTVPQIGGMYEGDMARKRNLVEFGFRLPSAVDNRPLTFDEFEERVGQTVYMSATPGDFEMTASGGEFVEQVIRPTGLVDPKVTVKPTKGQIDDLIDEVRARTAKEERVLVTTLTKRMAEDLTDYLLEHGIKVRYLHSDIDTLQRVELLRQLRLGEFDVLVGINLLREGLDLPEVSLVAILDADKEGFLRSTTSLIQTIGRAARNVSGEVIMYADKITDSMQEAIEETERRREKQIAYNTEHGIDPQPLRKKIADILDQVYEDADKDGEGGADADPTAIVEKRDVSSMAADEVQALIDDLTAQMRDAARELKFELAGRLRDEIADLKKEQRGLKEAGI